A part of Olleya sp. Bg11-27 genomic DNA contains:
- a CDS encoding pyridoxal phosphate-dependent aminotransferase — protein sequence MPKISNKGQLMPQSPIRKLVPFAEKAAKAGKNIYYLNIGQPDIKTPKIAMQAVKDADIDVLSYSRSEGSEQYRKKIANYYEKNDIHVKHDDIIVTTGGSEALLFAFGSIMDVDDEVIIPEPFYANYNGFSTASGVKVVPVISKIEDNFALPPIEAFEKLITPKTKAILICNPGNPTGYLYSKEEIQKLAAIVKKHDLFLIADEVYREFAYDGATHYSILQVDGLEDHAIVIDSVSKRYSMCGARIGCLVSKNKAVIATALKFAQARLSPPTLAQIASEAALDTPQSYFDDVIEEYVERRNVLIEELNKIEGVQVANPKGAFYCIVQLPVKNSDTFAQWLLEDFEVNGETVMVAPAAGFYSTPGVGLNQIRIAYVLNTDSLKKAVHILKEALKIYKD from the coding sequence ATGCCAAAGATTTCTAATAAAGGGCAATTAATGCCACAATCACCGATAAGAAAATTAGTGCCATTTGCTGAAAAAGCAGCAAAAGCTGGTAAAAATATTTATTATTTAAATATTGGTCAACCAGACATAAAAACACCTAAAATAGCGATGCAAGCTGTTAAAGATGCAGATATAGATGTATTATCGTATTCAAGATCTGAAGGATCAGAACAATACCGTAAAAAAATAGCAAACTATTACGAGAAAAATGATATCCATGTTAAACATGACGATATTATCGTAACTACTGGTGGTAGCGAAGCGTTATTATTTGCTTTTGGTAGTATTATGGATGTGGATGATGAAGTTATTATTCCAGAACCATTTTATGCCAATTATAACGGATTTTCAACTGCTTCTGGCGTAAAAGTTGTCCCAGTAATTTCTAAAATTGAAGATAATTTTGCTTTACCTCCAATTGAAGCATTTGAAAAACTAATCACACCTAAGACAAAAGCAATCTTAATTTGTAACCCAGGAAACCCTACCGGTTATTTATATTCTAAAGAAGAAATACAAAAACTAGCTGCCATTGTTAAAAAACATGATTTGTTTTTAATTGCTGACGAGGTTTATCGTGAGTTTGCTTATGACGGTGCAACGCACTACTCTATTTTACAAGTGGATGGTTTAGAAGACCACGCTATTGTTATAGATTCAGTTTCTAAACGTTACAGTATGTGTGGCGCACGTATAGGTTGTTTAGTTTCTAAAAACAAAGCCGTTATCGCAACTGCATTAAAATTTGCACAAGCACGATTAAGTCCGCCTACATTGGCACAAATTGCTAGTGAAGCTGCTCTAGATACCCCTCAAAGTTATTTTGATGATGTTATTGAAGAATATGTAGAACGAAGAAATGTCTTAATTGAAGAATTAAATAAAATTGAAGGCGTACAAGTTGCCAACCCAAAAGGTGCTTTTTATTGCATAGTACAGCTACCTGTAAAAAACAGTGATACCTTTGCACAATGGCTTCTAGAAGACTTTGAAGTTAACGGAGAGACTGTTATGGTGGCACCTGCTGCTGGTTTTTACAGCACACCTGGTGTTGGTTTAAATCAAATCAGAATTGCTTATGTACTAAACACTGATAGTTTAAAAAAAGCAGTCCATATTTTAAAAGAAGCGCTTAAAATCTACAAAGATTAG
- a CDS encoding PDZ domain-containing protein, with product MKSLDVVSSKKNELKGLGDGSLVDGFRLTSNTFKIGSATNRNQTFFDVFDPKANLSPKIGVVIDGIIGYDLFKDFVVEINYMKQYIRLYDPENYKYRKCNSCEVFDLEFEKNKPYLNAEIQIKDDLIPVKLLVDSVSGDALWLFEDENKRIVNQKKYFKDFLGYGLSGDIYGRRTKIESFRLKSNVFKNPKVAFLDSLTAALVKKFKNRDGAIGGAILKRFNSIIGYSKGKVVLKKNSNFNDEFSYNKSGLHIEHKGMRLMAMVTLDNAYLNSDRFGSSLKNKKKRNYEFTVKPSYEINKVMEDTPGYLAGLRKGDVIFCINGKNTIDMSLEEVVAYFYNKEGKKIKLEVNRYGVDRTFEFVLKSPMK from the coding sequence ATGAAGTCCTTAGATGTTGTAAGTTCTAAAAAAAATGAACTTAAAGGTTTAGGGGATGGTAGTTTAGTTGATGGGTTTCGATTAACTAGTAATACTTTTAAAATAGGGAGTGCAACAAATAGAAATCAAACGTTTTTTGATGTTTTTGACCCTAAAGCAAATCTTTCTCCCAAAATAGGAGTTGTTATTGATGGTATAATTGGATATGATTTGTTTAAAGATTTTGTTGTGGAAATTAATTATATGAAGCAATATATTAGGCTGTATGATCCTGAAAATTATAAGTATAGAAAATGTAATAGTTGTGAGGTTTTTGATTTAGAGTTTGAGAAAAATAAGCCTTATTTAAATGCAGAGATTCAAATAAAGGATGATTTAATACCTGTTAAACTATTAGTGGATTCGGTAAGTGGTGATGCTTTGTGGCTATTTGAAGATGAAAATAAAAGAATAGTAAATCAAAAAAAATATTTTAAGGATTTTTTAGGCTATGGTTTAAGCGGAGATATTTATGGTAGAAGAACTAAAATAGAAAGTTTTAGGCTAAAATCAAATGTTTTTAAAAATCCAAAAGTAGCTTTTCTTGATTCTTTAACAGCTGCTTTGGTTAAAAAATTCAAGAATAGGGATGGGGCTATCGGTGGGGCCATTTTAAAACGATTCAATAGTATAATCGGTTATTCGAAAGGTAAGGTTGTACTTAAAAAGAATAGTAACTTTAATGACGAATTTAGTTATAATAAGAGTGGCTTACATATCGAGCATAAAGGGATGCGTTTAATGGCTATGGTAACTTTGGATAATGCTTATTTAAATTCTGATAGGTTTGGAAGTAGTTTGAAAAATAAAAAAAAAAGAAACTATGAGTTTACTGTAAAACCATCTTACGAAATTAATAAGGTTATGGAGGATACTCCTGGGTATTTGGCAGGGTTAAGAAAAGGAGATGTTATATTTTGTATAAATGGTAAAAATACTATAGATATGTCTTTAGAGGAAGTAGTGGCCTATTTTTACAATAAGGAAGGGAAGAAAATAAAGTTGGAAGTTAATAGATATGGAGTAGATAGAACTTTTGAATTTGTTCTCAAGTCTCCAATGAAATAA
- a CDS encoding DUF1573 domain-containing protein: MKKLFTILFIGLVSLSMNAQEKTAKIEFKDTTIDYGTINKGADGVRTFEFTNTGDAPLIVSKVSSSCGCTVPKKPEGPIMPGQTGEIEVKYDTNRVMPIRKTITVLSNATTPTVSLKIKGEVIDPSKTSVLEKKSKSVMEK; encoded by the coding sequence ATGAAAAAATTATTTACAATATTATTTATCGGACTAGTTAGCTTATCGATGAATGCTCAAGAAAAAACGGCTAAAATAGAGTTTAAAGATACGACTATTGACTACGGAACAATTAACAAAGGTGCCGATGGCGTTAGAACTTTTGAGTTTACTAATACAGGAGACGCACCATTAATCGTATCTAAAGTTAGCTCTAGTTGTGGGTGTACAGTCCCTAAAAAACCCGAAGGACCAATCATGCCTGGACAAACTGGAGAAATTGAAGTTAAATACGATACTAACAGAGTGATGCCTATTAGAAAAACAATTACTGTTTTATCTAACGCAACAACACCAACTGTTTCTCTTAAAATAAAAGGAGAAGTTATCGATCCTTCTAAAACTAGTGTTTTAGAAAAAAAAAGTAAAAGCGTAATGGAAAAATAA
- a CDS encoding valine--tRNA ligase — protein MQIPSKYNAIEAENKWYDYWMKNNYFHSEPDDREPYTIVIPPPNVTGVLHMGHMLNNTIQDVLIRRARLQGKNACWVPGTDHASIATEAKVVAKLKEQGIDKNDLTREEFLAHAWEWTEEYGGVILEQLKKLGCSCDWDRTKFTMDDDMSESVIKVFVDLHDKGLIYRGYRMVNWDPEAKTTLSDEEVNHEERQGNLYYINYKIEGSDDTLTIATTRPETIFGDSAICINPEDERFAHLRGKKAIVPIANRVIPIIEDEYVDIEFGTGCLKVTPAHDENDKNLGDKHNLEVIDIFHEDASLNSFGLQFEGQDRFVARKNVAKALDDLGVLVKTETHLNKVGTSERTKAVIEPRLSDQWFLKMEELAKPAIEAVLGEDSEIKLFPKKFENTYRHWMENIRDWNISRQLLWGQQIPAYFYGDGKEDFVVAETMELALEKAKVATNNTGLKAEDLRQDTDALDTWFSSWLWPMSVFDGIRNPENEDIKYYYPTNDLVTGPDILFFWVARMIVAGYEYKGEKPFNNVYLTGLVRDKQRRKMSKSLGNSPDALKLIEQYSADGVRVGMLFSSAAGNDLMFDEALCQQGKGFGNKIWNAFNLTNLWEVNDTIAQPDSSKIALEWYEAKFSKALVEIEDHFSKYRLSDALMSIYKLIYDDFCGWLLEIVKPAYQQPIDAVTYNKVMSAFEDNLIILHPFMPFLTEDIWQYIAERTPEEALIVAKWPEIKPVNETIISEFDFASEVISGIRTIRKEKNIAFKDAIGFSVINNEHSNTEFDTVISKLGNLEAIAYVTEPVEGALTFRAKSNEYFIPMDGAIDIEAEIVKLTEELSYTEGFLKSVQKKLSNERFVAGAPEQVIANERKKEADALAKIETLKVSLSSLK, from the coding sequence ATGCAAATTCCATCAAAATATAATGCTATTGAAGCAGAAAATAAGTGGTACGATTACTGGATGAAAAATAATTATTTTCATTCAGAGCCGGACGATAGAGAACCTTATACCATTGTAATTCCTCCGCCAAACGTAACAGGAGTCTTGCATATGGGGCACATGCTAAACAATACAATACAAGATGTTTTGATTCGTCGTGCGCGTTTACAAGGTAAAAATGCCTGTTGGGTTCCTGGTACAGATCATGCATCAATTGCTACGGAAGCTAAGGTTGTTGCCAAATTAAAAGAACAAGGTATTGATAAAAATGACCTGACAAGAGAGGAGTTTTTAGCGCATGCTTGGGAGTGGACAGAAGAATATGGAGGTGTAATCCTTGAGCAGCTTAAAAAATTAGGATGTTCTTGCGATTGGGACAGAACTAAATTTACAATGGACGATGATATGTCGGAGTCCGTAATTAAAGTTTTTGTTGATTTACACGATAAAGGATTAATATATAGAGGGTACCGCATGGTAAACTGGGATCCTGAAGCAAAAACAACGTTGTCTGATGAGGAAGTAAACCATGAAGAGCGTCAAGGGAACTTGTACTATATCAATTATAAAATCGAAGGTAGTGACGATACATTAACGATCGCAACAACACGTCCTGAAACTATTTTTGGAGATTCTGCTATCTGTATTAATCCAGAAGACGAACGTTTTGCACACTTACGTGGAAAAAAGGCCATAGTGCCAATCGCTAATCGTGTAATACCTATAATTGAAGATGAGTATGTTGACATCGAATTTGGTACAGGGTGTTTAAAAGTAACGCCAGCACATGATGAAAATGATAAAAATCTTGGCGACAAACATAATTTAGAAGTTATTGATATTTTTCATGAAGATGCTAGTTTAAATAGTTTTGGATTGCAATTTGAAGGTCAAGACCGTTTTGTTGCTAGAAAAAATGTAGCAAAAGCATTAGACGATTTAGGCGTTTTGGTGAAGACAGAAACACACTTAAATAAAGTAGGAACGTCAGAACGTACTAAAGCTGTTATCGAGCCAAGATTAAGTGATCAATGGTTCTTAAAAATGGAAGAATTAGCAAAACCAGCTATCGAAGCTGTTTTAGGTGAGGATTCTGAAATTAAATTATTTCCGAAAAAATTTGAAAACACATATCGCCATTGGATGGAGAATATTCGTGATTGGAATATCTCACGTCAATTGCTTTGGGGTCAACAAATCCCAGCTTATTTTTATGGCGATGGAAAAGAAGATTTTGTAGTTGCAGAAACTATGGAATTAGCGCTAGAAAAAGCAAAAGTAGCAACTAATAATACTGGGTTAAAAGCAGAAGACTTACGTCAAGATACTGATGCTTTGGATACGTGGTTTAGCTCTTGGTTATGGCCAATGTCAGTCTTTGATGGTATTAGAAATCCGGAAAATGAAGATATTAAGTACTACTATCCAACAAATGATCTAGTAACGGGTCCAGATATTTTATTCTTTTGGGTCGCGCGTATGATTGTTGCTGGTTATGAGTATAAAGGAGAAAAACCATTTAACAATGTTTATCTAACAGGTTTAGTACGTGATAAGCAACGTCGTAAAATGAGTAAATCCTTAGGGAACTCTCCTGATGCTTTAAAGCTAATAGAACAATATAGTGCAGATGGTGTGCGTGTTGGAATGTTGTTTAGTAGTGCTGCAGGAAACGATTTAATGTTTGACGAAGCATTGTGTCAACAAGGAAAAGGCTTTGGGAACAAGATATGGAATGCATTTAACTTGACTAATTTATGGGAGGTTAACGATACGATTGCACAACCAGACTCCAGTAAAATAGCTTTAGAATGGTATGAAGCAAAATTTAGTAAGGCTTTAGTAGAAATTGAAGACCACTTTAGTAAATACAGATTAAGCGATGCTTTAATGTCTATTTATAAGTTGATTTATGATGATTTTTGTGGTTGGTTATTAGAGATAGTAAAACCAGCGTATCAACAACCAATAGATGCCGTAACTTATAATAAGGTAATGTCTGCTTTTGAAGATAATTTAATAATTTTACATCCATTTATGCCTTTCTTAACAGAGGATATCTGGCAGTATATAGCAGAACGTACACCTGAAGAAGCTTTAATAGTTGCAAAATGGCCAGAAATAAAGCCGGTAAATGAAACTATTATCTCTGAATTTGATTTTGCTTCTGAAGTTATTTCAGGGATTAGAACGATTAGAAAAGAGAAAAATATTGCTTTTAAAGATGCGATTGGTTTTTCTGTAATAAATAATGAACATTCAAATACCGAGTTTGATACGGTCATATCTAAATTAGGAAATCTAGAAGCGATCGCCTATGTTACAGAACCTGTGGAAGGGGCGTTAACGTTTAGAGCAAAATCCAATGAGTATTTTATACCAATGGATGGAGCTATAGATATAGAAGCTGAAATAGTAAAATTAACGGAAGAATTAAGTTATACTGAAGGTTTTCTTAAGTCCGTGCAAAAGAAGTTGTCTAACGAGCGTTTTGTTGCAGGAGCACCGGAACAAGTAATCGCTAACGAACGTAAAAAAGAAGCTGATGCTTTAGCTAAGATTGAAACTTTAAAAGTTAGTTTATCTAGTTTGAAGTAA
- a CDS encoding HlyD family secretion protein — MSKKLEEIELRSEQVQDILSYVPHWMIRYGNLLFLGLIILFFSLSWLIKYPDVIVAEALLTTQIPPEKLIAQSNGKLDIILIKDNDLVSKNSPLAIIENTSNFEDVYRLKSIIDTIKINTKSFDFPIDELPILFLGDIDTQYALFENNYIQYTLNKDLQPFSNEALANRTSVSELHRRLKSNKEQLALNRSQLVLKKKDLTRYKTLFEKGTIARIEYENKQIEFLQAEQNLKSFESSISQLRESIGNANKSSKGTEINKTKEEMILLKSVIQSFRQLKKVIRDWETNYVLKSNIDGKVAFSNYWSVNQTVNQGDLLFTIIPSESSTFIAKLKTPATNSGKLKVGQSVNLQLENYPTSEFGTLQAKVNRISPIPDSEGFYLILAELPSNLITSYKKPIEFKQEMRGSAEIITEKLRLTERFFYQVKDIFK, encoded by the coding sequence ATGTCAAAAAAATTAGAAGAAATAGAATTACGGAGCGAACAAGTACAAGACATACTTTCTTATGTACCACATTGGATGATACGTTATGGTAACCTCTTATTTTTAGGTTTAATAATTTTATTTTTTAGTTTAAGCTGGCTAATAAAATATCCTGATGTTATAGTTGCAGAAGCTCTATTAACAACACAAATACCCCCAGAAAAGCTAATTGCTCAAAGCAATGGAAAACTAGATATTATTTTAATAAAAGATAATGATCTAGTTAGTAAAAATAGTCCTTTAGCTATTATTGAGAACACGTCTAATTTTGAAGATGTTTACAGATTAAAGTCTATTATAGATACTATAAAAATAAACACCAAATCTTTTGATTTCCCTATCGATGAATTACCCATTTTATTTTTAGGAGATATCGATACACAATATGCGTTATTTGAAAACAACTACATCCAATATACTCTAAATAAAGATCTGCAACCTTTCTCAAATGAAGCCTTAGCCAACAGGACTTCTGTTTCAGAATTACACAGGAGACTAAAAAGCAACAAAGAACAACTAGCCTTAAATCGTTCTCAATTAGTTTTAAAAAAAAAGGACTTAACTAGATATAAAACGCTGTTTGAAAAAGGAACCATTGCACGTATAGAATATGAAAATAAGCAAATAGAGTTTCTTCAAGCAGAACAAAACTTAAAAAGTTTTGAATCTTCAATATCTCAATTAAGAGAATCTATTGGTAATGCCAATAAATCTTCTAAAGGCACAGAAATAAACAAAACAAAAGAAGAAATGATCCTTTTAAAAAGTGTCATTCAATCTTTTAGACAACTAAAAAAAGTAATTAGAGATTGGGAAACAAACTATGTTTTAAAATCTAATATAGATGGCAAAGTAGCCTTCTCAAATTATTGGAGCGTAAATCAAACCGTAAACCAAGGGGATTTATTATTTACCATTATACCAAGTGAAAGCTCAACTTTTATTGCAAAATTAAAAACACCTGCCACTAATTCCGGAAAACTAAAAGTAGGGCAAAGTGTTAACCTTCAACTAGAAAATTATCCGACATCCGAGTTTGGAACTCTACAAGCTAAAGTAAATCGTATTTCACCTATCCCAGACAGTGAAGGGTTTTATCTTATTCTAGCCGAACTACCATCAAACTTAATTACATCCTACAAAAAACCTATAGAATTCAAACAAGAAATGAGAGGTTCTGCTGAGATTATAACCGAAAAATTAAGATTAACAGAACGTTTCTTTTATCAAGTAAAAGACATTTTTAAATAA
- a CDS encoding peptidase domain-containing ABC transporter, which yields MKKFPTYKQAESKDCGPTCLKIIAKHYGKNLSITQIRDISETTREGSNLLNLSDASEIVGFRSLGVKLTLEELKKAPLPCILHWNKDHYVVLYKIKKDTYYISDPGHGLISYNKEEFLKFWIGNNATEKTQDGIALLLDPTPKFYNNEFDEDETKKINFTYLSKYLIKYKSFIIQLCIGLLAASLLQLVVPFLTQSIVDVGIKNNDLNFIYLILFAQIALFIGRTAIEIIRSWILLHVSTRINISLISDFFIKLMLLPISYFDVKMTGDLLQRINDHKRIEQILTTSSLNVLFSMVNFIVFSFVLAYYSLQIFTIFLVGSILYFLWIKIFLKKRATLDYKRFSAMSQEQSTVIELINGMQDIKLHNAEKQKRWAWEHTQAKLFKVSIKSLTLEQTQSVGSSFINELKNIFITILSAKLVIDGDITLGMMLAISYIVGQLNSPVQQLINFVRELQDAKISLDRLGEIHNMENEEIDPQNKIKDLPKSGSIIIENLSFKYTGSDIDVLKELNLTIPAKKTTAIVGTSGSGKTTLMKLLLGYYKPNTGDILLEKSSLQHVSQKSWRDHYGVVMQEGYIFNDTIANNIAIGEDIVDKKRLAHAIDVANIRDHIESLPLAYNTKIGAEGTGLSTGQKQRLFIARAVYKNPDYLFFDEATSALDANNEKVIMENLDTFFEDKTVVVIAHRLSTVKNAHQIVVLEHGKIVEIGNHKDLVSKKGNYYNLVKNQLELGN from the coding sequence TTGAAAAAATTTCCTACATACAAACAAGCAGAGTCTAAAGACTGTGGCCCAACATGCTTAAAAATCATAGCTAAGCATTATGGTAAAAACTTGTCTATCACTCAAATTAGAGACATAAGCGAAACCACAAGAGAAGGTAGTAACTTATTAAATTTAAGTGATGCTAGTGAGATAGTTGGCTTTAGAAGTTTGGGAGTCAAATTAACTTTAGAGGAATTAAAAAAAGCACCACTACCTTGTATTCTACATTGGAACAAGGACCACTATGTGGTGCTTTATAAAATAAAAAAAGACACGTATTACATTTCTGACCCAGGACATGGCTTAATATCCTACAATAAAGAAGAATTTTTAAAATTCTGGATTGGCAATAACGCTACAGAAAAAACACAAGATGGCATTGCATTACTATTAGACCCAACGCCTAAATTTTACAATAACGAATTTGATGAAGATGAAACAAAAAAAATAAACTTCACTTACTTGTCGAAATACTTAATAAAATATAAAAGTTTTATTATCCAACTCTGTATTGGATTACTTGCAGCCAGTTTATTGCAATTAGTTGTTCCATTTTTAACACAAAGCATTGTAGATGTTGGTATTAAAAACAATGACCTCAACTTTATCTATCTTATATTATTTGCACAAATTGCTTTATTTATTGGAAGAACAGCTATAGAAATCATTAGAAGCTGGATACTACTGCATGTCAGCACAAGAATAAACATCTCCTTAATCTCAGATTTCTTTATCAAATTAATGTTACTACCTATTTCGTATTTTGATGTAAAAATGACAGGAGATCTATTACAGCGTATTAATGACCATAAACGTATTGAGCAAATCTTAACAACCTCATCATTAAACGTATTGTTTTCTATGGTTAATTTTATAGTATTCAGTTTCGTGTTAGCCTATTATAGCTTACAAATATTCACCATCTTCTTAGTTGGTAGTATTTTGTATTTTCTTTGGATCAAAATATTTCTAAAAAAGCGCGCTACACTAGATTACAAACGCTTTTCGGCAATGAGCCAAGAACAAAGTACGGTAATCGAGCTTATTAATGGTATGCAAGACATCAAGTTACATAATGCCGAAAAACAAAAACGCTGGGCTTGGGAGCACACACAAGCCAAACTGTTTAAAGTCTCGATCAAAAGTTTAACATTAGAACAAACACAGAGTGTTGGCTCCTCTTTTATCAATGAATTAAAAAATATTTTCATCACCATTTTATCCGCAAAATTAGTCATTGACGGAGATATTACTTTAGGTATGATGCTAGCCATTTCTTACATCGTCGGGCAACTAAATAGCCCTGTACAACAACTTATCAATTTTGTACGAGAGCTGCAAGACGCCAAAATTTCTTTAGACCGTTTAGGTGAAATTCATAATATGGAAAATGAAGAAATTGATCCTCAAAATAAAATTAAAGACCTTCCAAAAAGCGGTTCAATTATAATCGAAAATCTATCCTTTAAATATACAGGATCAGATATAGATGTTTTAAAAGAATTAAACTTAACTATTCCCGCAAAAAAAACAACTGCCATCGTAGGTACAAGTGGAAGTGGAAAAACAACATTAATGAAATTACTTCTTGGCTATTACAAACCCAATACAGGTGATATACTATTAGAAAAATCTTCTTTACAACATGTGTCTCAAAAATCATGGCGAGATCATTATGGTGTAGTTATGCAAGAAGGTTACATTTTTAATGACACCATAGCAAACAACATCGCTATTGGAGAAGACATCGTAGATAAAAAAAGATTAGCACATGCCATAGATGTCGCTAATATTAGAGACCACATAGAATCACTTCCACTAGCTTACAATACAAAAATTGGAGCAGAAGGCACAGGGCTAAGTACCGGACAAAAACAGCGCTTATTTATAGCAAGAGCTGTGTATAAAAATCCAGATTATTTGTTTTTTGATGAAGCAACCTCAGCTTTAGACGCCAATAACGAAAAAGTAATCATGGAAAACTTAGACACCTTTTTTGAAGACAAAACAGTAGTTGTTATTGCACACAGATTAAGTACTGTTAAAAATGCACATCAAATTGTAGTATTAGAACACGGAAAAATAGTAGAAATAGGAAACCATAAAGACTTAGTCTCAAAAAAAGGAAACTATTACAACCTAGTAAAAAACCAGTTAGAACTAGGTAATTAA